A single window of Myxocyprinus asiaticus isolate MX2 ecotype Aquarium Trade chromosome 34, UBuf_Myxa_2, whole genome shotgun sequence DNA harbors:
- the si:dkey-266f7.9 gene encoding 1-phosphatidylinositol phosphodiesterase has translation MEGITGHIVQLMVMGILLGVACPGHGAIQTPDYDDTSTPEILNPSWMATIPDIYSLSDVTMPGTHNTMALYGGTLAECNSWYLALQLHAGIRFLDIRVRHVRGKLTIHHGISYQYAHFGDVLMDVVAFLKDYPTETVLMRLKEELSDTNDIYGAVVRYINEYAHWDLLWHSREMPTMGEARGKLIVLQDFTGPELGMRYNSLDIADDWQVSSLQSEDVEKKWRSVYNHLEAAAVSNKGRMFLTYSSGASILAHPNALAKLINPRLHEYLTGYIFQNKGFGIVTMDFPGAKLVQTIIGFN, from the exons TGTGGCCTGCCCGGGACATGGGGCAATCCAGACCCCTGACTATGATGACACCTCCACTCCTGAGATCCTAAACCCATCTTGGATGGCCACCATCCCTGACATCTACTCTCTGTCAGACGTGACAATGCCTGGCACCCACAACACCATGGCTCTGTACGGTGGCACACTGGCTGAGTGTAACTCCTGGTACCTCGCCCTACAACTGCATGCTGGAATTCGCTTTCTGGATATTCGTGTCCGTCATGTGAGAGGCAAGTTGACCATCCACCACGGAATCTCGTATCAGTATGCTCATTTTGGGGATGTATTGATGGACGTTGTGGCTTTCCTAAAGGATTATCCTACTGAAACGGTGTTGATGAGACTTAAGGAAGAGTTGAGTGACACAAACGATATCTATGGGGCAGTAGTGCGCTACATTAACGAGTATGCACATTGGGACCTGCTGTGGCACAGCCGTGAGATGCCCACTATGGGAGAGGCACGAGGAAAGTTGATTGTGCTGCAAGACTTTACAGGCCCTGAGCTGGGAATGCGCTACAACTCGTTGGACATTGCAGATGACTGGCAG GTGTCCTCTCTGCAGTCAGAGGATGTGGAGAAGAAATGGAGAAGTGTCTACAACCATCTGGAGGCAGCTGCAGTTAGTAACAAAGGCCGTATGTTCCTAACCTACAGCAGTGGTGCCAGCATCCTGGCACACCCCAATGCCCTGGCCAAGCTCATAAACCCACGCCTACATGAATATCTGACAGgctacatttttcaaaacaagGGATTCGGTATTGTAACAATGGATTTTCCTGGTGCAAAGTTAGTGCAAACAATTATTGGCTTCAATTAA